The DNA sequence ACAGTAGTTTCCTTATTATTGTTTTCCGATGCCTATCTATCTCCCTGTTTTACCAGAATCAATTGAAAATGGCTAAATTCACTATCGTCGATGGAAAGTCTGGGAAAGGAGTGAGCTTTAAAGATGTTGCCGGAATGCACGAGGCCAAGATGGAAGTGAAGGAGTTTGTGGACTATTTATGTAGctatttaattaattttcttTTTGAAGAATCCAGACCGATACCTTCATCTCGGAGCCAAGGTACCCAAAGGCTCTCTGCTTCTGGGGCCACCCGGCTGTGGAAAGACTTTGCTGGCCAAAGCGGTGGCAACAGAAGCTCAGGTCCCATTTCTTGCTATGGCAGGTTCAGAGTTTGTTGAGGTGATTGGAGGTAAATAAGAACGAATATGcagattttattattttgattaCATCATGAATTCTTCGCGTTGTACCCTGATATGCATTTGCCCACTCAGGTCTTGGTGCCGCAAGGGTGAGAAGTCTTTTTAAAGAAGCCCGTGCCCGAGCGCCATGCATCGTCTACATCGATGAGATCGATGCCGTGGGGAAGAAACGGTCCACTAACATGTCTGGCTTCTCCAACACGGAGGAAGAGCAGACCCTAAACCAGTTACTAGTCGAAATGGATGGTGAGAATCTGAACTAGTCTTGATAAAAACATGAACTGCAAACTTGAGATATCATTTCTTTCCGTTTTCCAGGAATGGGCACCACAGATCACGTGATTGTCCTGGCATCCACCAACCGAGCGGATATTTTGGACAATGCACTTATGAGACCAGGCAGACTTGATAGACACATATTTATAGACCTGCCAACTCTTCAGGTACTGTTggtgaataaataaatagatgggGATTAGGGTACACATCAGTCATGGCAATAGTAACACACAATGATTGTCTTGTAGGAAAGAAAAGAAATCTACGAGCAACATCTGAAGATCTTGAAGCTTACTCAACCAGCGGACTTCTACTCTTTGAGGCTGGCTGAGTTGACACCAGGCTTCAGTGGTGAATGATGATTTTGCcataattttgcatttaataaGACAGGGGATGCATCATGGTATACaggttaaaaaaaaagaaattagcCAATATTTGGCAAATTTCTGTACCTGCTAATGACAATGCaatagcatttatttatttatttatttttattatgatgCATTGATGAATTTTGAAGTTTACAAGTGTGCATTGTTCATATTACAGGGGCTGATATTGCAAACATCTGTAATGAAGCTGCCCTGCATGCAGCCAGAGAGGGATACAAATCAATCGACACCTTTAACTTTGAATATGCAGTGGAGAGAGTTCTCGCTGGTATGCACCATCAAATACAGCCATTTCAGTCTAAAACAAATTTAATGACTTCTTAACGTTGTGtatggtgtgtttgtgtgttgtgtaGGGAGTGTGAAGAAGAGTAAAATTTTGTCTAAAGAGGAGCAGAGAGTGGTGGCTTTCCACGAGTCTGGTCATGTTATAGTAGGGTGGTTACTGGAACACACCGAAGCTGTTTTGAAGGTAAGCAGACCTAAACCAAAGTGATCAACTTGTAAAGTTGTACAGGAATCTAAAGCCCTGTTtatattagagcatttgcgttttaaaacggcattttaaaatgaaaacgatcctcgtttatactgccagtttaaaaagaatcttcatccacactatacacaaCCATAAACGCATTAAACACGACCAATCACGCAACTGGGCAtggcataaaagtgtaaaaaaaaaacgtattactctaataatagcttaccacATTTATGCAGCATGGGGGTGTGCGATACTGacaaaaaaattcatatttgGAGCCTTTGCcggcaactacaacagacactatttttgaacctataaaaatgtgtttgggaaagtcttcagctcccccctacaacatattaatattattgatgttataaaccaaacagaaaggtctttatgatttaaaaaggaagcattcaagtgaacagtactaaacagtagcgaacttgaagcaaaaataaattccagcaaatgcaaacttcaatcaaacataataagaggtgaagtatagctttagccttaTTGTTTTAATGTAGGGAGTTCCTCTTTAGCCATTTCACgctgttatatttataaaagtTAATTGTTTgcagttcatatttatgatcttatagtccatttgaAAATTTTCGTAAAAACTGACTGtattcttcagaaaaacaccaaataacttatCTTCCCTCACCTGTCGCTGTTTAATGCTTGTGTGTTCCCTCACGCGTGTTAAGCGTGGCCGGctaaagtattaaaaattaatatgacgtcaatttttaaaagtgtgcgaggtccgtgcacgtcctcgctagcaacacagaaatagcaaaaagcgcaatcggctaaacaagcattaaatattaatataacgttgattttattgtttttattcatttatattcacaaaacttatcaacaaaacattgattaaagtTAAgtgacaaattatatgaaacgaaattcattttaaagtagcaaacaaaacttaaattaaactcgaaaataatgtctgacccattacaattctcgcttcatattggcctttgcaacgccctatatggcgtttaaaattacagtctatctttcgtaataagctaactaaatttaaacaaaacataaacaacgttacaacaatattcaaacccaacaatactcaaacataaatataaaacagacattatctataaggatacgtgttaaaacaatctgatatagcgtttataatagctggttggtagatgtttactctttttggcaaaacctccgttacaaacctccatttacttgaataaaaatattttttactttaaaaatgatgcgctgtcacgttaacatcagctgttcgtttacataagactccgtctacatTCATTTACACTTCAGCGCAAcatctgagttctcaaactaaaacagggtctgcagcgtttACGAACAactccgtttatgagggtcgaaaacgatGGCGTAGTGTAAATTTAAAGGCGTAAACGTGGCAAAAGTAATGCGCTTTAAAAagtaaacgcattaatgtaaacatagtctAAGTCTTCAAACTTTTGCATCCAGGTCTCAATAGCTCCCAGGACGAACGCCGCTCTGGGCTTTGCTCAGATTCTGCCGAAAGATCAATATCTGTTCACCAAAGAGCAGCTTTTTGAGAGGATGTGCATGGCTTTGGGCGGACGAGCCTCAGAGGCCATCACTTTCAATAAGGTCACCACAGGTAGGACGGCTGAACATTAAAATCCTAAAATACTTCAGAGGATTATATTACAGATCATAGAAACAGCCATTTCACTTCACCTATACCTTCCCATAGACTGCTCATAACACTTGATCTCTGACGCTCCTCTTAGGTGCACAGGATGACCTGCGAAAAGTGACACGGGTCGCCTACTCAATGGTGAAGCAGTATGGCATGATAGCAAGTGTGGGTCACGTGTCCTTCCCTGAGTCTGAGGAGAAGGGAGGTATCGGACGTCGACCTTTCAGCCAAGGCCTCCAACAGCAGATGGACCACGTAAGTCAAAGAACTTTTCCACATGTTAAATGTGCTTACTCATGACAGACTGGGGTGTTAAAATGTCTATCATGTGTGTAAAATGTTGTGTGTTATCTGCTTCGTAATCACTTGATtttctcattctctctctgtcACGAAGCAAAGATCTTAATAGCGCAGGCCTATAGGCAAACTGAGAAATTACTCTTGGATAACAGGGACAAACTGATTTTGGTAGGTGCCATCCATCACCCAATCCTGTCAGTATGATCAATATAATCACATCATATCAGATTAATAATATGAAGCTCAAGCAGTTATTACATCATTTTCATAATCCAAtctcacatttttttactaaaggAGTGGCCACACGATATTTATGCATGTGAAATTATTTCGGCATAACGGGATATGATGCatcattttaaatgaataataaggtcAAGATGTAATTTAGTCCAGATTTTCACAACACTTCGAACTAGGGCTTCTCGATTATAGTCAcatagggatgcataacgattaatcgcgattaatctataacAGAATAAACGTTTTTGCTTACAtcataatatgtgtgtgaactgtgtataataattatgtatatataaatatgcacacatgcatgtataattttaagaaaaaacatatttatatattaagtatttatatttatatataatataaattatacataaatatacaaatgtatatacacatgtaaacatttcttaaatatatacattagtgctgggcaaagattaattgcgattaatcgcatacaaaataaaagtgcgtTTGTGCATTATATATGTgtctgtgctgtgtgtaattattatgtatatttaaacacacacacatacatacatacatatatatatatatatatatatatatatatatatatatatatatatatatatatatatatatatatatatatatatatatatatatatatatatatatatatatcagaacatttttatttatatatccattttttgtttatatataatatagaatatataaaaatatagataaatatacatacacatgtaaatgtttcttaaatacgtacacgaatgtgtgtgtatttatatatacataataataacacacagcacacactcatatcttatgcaaaaaataccttttattttgtatgctattaatcgcgattaatctttgcccagcactaatatacatgcatgtgtttgcatttatctatacaaactagttattatacacagttcacacacatacagtataaaaaaaaacttttattctgctatagattaatcgcgattaatcgttatgcatgcatttatttaacttttttattaagtaagTGTTGCAAAAGGGTACAGGTCAAAGCCGTCGTTTCTCGATTATCTTGCTTAATACGATTAATTGTACTGCCCTACTTCGAACCATACAgcattagtttgtgtttatctgACTTTGTATTATTGCAAACACGCAAATGTTTAGTCAATGACGTGTACATTGTGCTGTCAAAATTGTATGCATCTCAAAAGTCTTAAAATTCtaacatgtttttatttgctCGGTTGATACGTTAGCATTTTTTGTTCTACTATATTGTaccatttttgtgtgtgtgttttagctgGCTAATACTCTGCTGGAGAGGGAGGTGGTGAACTATGACGATATTGAAGCTTTGCTCGGACCTCCTCCATTTGGACCCAAGAAGATGATCGCTCCTCAAAGCTGGGTGGAGGCTGAAAGAGATAAGCAGGACACTGGTGAAGATGAGAGACCCCAGAGACCCATGCGTAAGGACAAAGACGATGAGGATGTCAACCTGAACCCAGTCTGAGGCTTGCAAACACAATCCCAGTCTTTGATTGTCACACTTGAAAGATCAAAATGAGAGAAAAAGCTTGggggaatagtctactcattttcagtaTTGAAGTGTGTTGTTGCCTTAaccaagaattgttgatacatccctctatcatctgtgtgcgtgcacgtaagcgctggagcgccctgcgacgcttcgatagcgtttggcttggccccattcattcagtggtgccatttggagatggagttggaggtgaccaagcacatcaacgtttttcctgtttgggacgagtggttgtgcgaGCGGGTTTGGTGGTACAGGATagaacgtagcgcttttctaagcggatttagaggagctacattttatggcgtaatagcacttttgggagtacttcgactcggcgcagtaacaccctccctctcccattatgagagtgagaaggggagcggacttttcaggcgagtcgaagtactcccaaaagtgctattacgccataaaatatagttcctcttttaacacgttttattttgtgccaccaagcTTGCTCGTATAACTGCTCGTCTTGAGTGGGAggaacgttgatgtgtttggtcgcttCTGACTTTGTCTCTGGGTGGTGCCGTTgagtgaatggggctgggctgggtGCTGTCGAGGCGTCGCggcgtgctccagcgcttacgtatCAAGGATTCTTGGTTGGGGTGGtaacatgttttgatgttgaaaatgagtagactattcctttaaggtttgATTTGTAGTTGGCTTTGATTTAAAATAGTAACATATGTACATAGTTTATTTTCCACGCTGTTCATTTTGCCAAATGTCTCCAGGACAtagaaacaaaaaatgtttggcAGCGAGATAAAGTTGGTATTTCTGTTTATAAAACGGTCTCTTTTGTGCACTTAAACAAGATATTATTATCCAGACTGGTGACTAGGCTGAGATTTTGGTTTTGGTAaatcacactgaaaaaaattattcattcaatttgcAAAATTTTTTggggtaagtggttgcaatcaatttattttagctacatttaaacaaaagtttttttgttttgtttttctaatttttttgtttgaatgtgGCTTAAGTGGGTTGGTTGTGACCACTTATCTTGGAGGGTTGAGCAAGTTGAATGAAtagtttttttcagtgcaggtGTAGAGATGTCTATGTCAgtaaacattaaataataaattattacatttgTGATAATTGTTCAGATGTATTTATTTAGTCCCTCCGGCATACATGACTACATGTGTTCTCTCCAgaaggtcattaaaatttgccTATTGGACCACAATACAAGCTATAAGggtagaatttttttaatttgagatttatacatcatctgaataaGCTGGTTGTTTggtgatgtatggtttgttaggataggacaatatttggccaagatacaacCAGTTTAAAATCTGGAACATGAGGATGCAAAAAATACACATATTGAGAAAACCACCTTTTAAGTTGTTAAAATGAAGTCCTGAGCAACACACAgatactaatatatatatagatatatagatagatttatggaacatgatttttacttaatatcctaaagATTTTTGGTCGACCAGGGCTTATCCACTGCGCCATCATCAcccctatatttttatatttttaaaacgccttgcattgacatatcttaataTATATTAGTGCTGTAGTTTTGTCTCAAGGTGCATGCCTTTTTTTAAGAGTTGcttgtaaaaattacttaaatgtcctaatataactaaggcctatagtcctggattaatctaaagtTAAACGCTGTGTGGGAAAACTGACcccaatttttttaagcttaaaAATTACTAAACTTCGAGGcattttcccagacagggtttagattaatctaggACTAAGCCTTACTTTTATTGGGacatttaaagttattttttacaaacataccttcaataaaaaaaaatctatatattaagacaaaacaatggcactgatatattttaagatatatttaaattaaggtgtttttaaattaaggcagctcaaacaagCAATTTAGTCTGGgtctaggataagccctgtttgggaaacctTCAATTAAAGTTTTATACATCTTTATAGATGTATTCCAGACTGGTAACAGATTGATTGGGCTTCACTGCAAACTCGCTGtgtatgtttttttactttGGATGTTTACTCTGAGCACAGAATGTAATGAACAGGACAGTCATCAtcatttcattgttttattttcaactATAAAGACAACAGCATTTCACaacattaagaaataaataaaaactgaatgtAGTTCAATATTTAGAAACACTAAAAACCAACAAAAAGGAATTATGATTGTATTTATGAAAGAAAATTGTTCCTATTCCTCAGGggaaaagcaaaaatatttacaattGAAACAGCATTCACTGACAAACTTTGTTTCTTTGTATGAAAATGATAAAGGCTCATGAAATATCAAAGATCTTTACGGTAAAATTGAAAGCAAGCcaaaattattaaatacaatatattacagtaaaccAATCCTGTATAAAAAGAATCATAAGAACATCTGATATTAAAATATCTCATCAGTAATTTAACAATTCAAAtgaatagttcaccaaaaaatgtaaattctgtttCAACATCCAATCTCTTAAGGGGgttgcacaccggacgcgcagctcagcactGCGTcaagtcgcgtctaggacaactctggggtattgtaaaccggaagtgcacattaaatagcgcgagcttcgtcagatagcgtctacttcaaaatgcaaaatatacgttagcagccaatgttaatcgttaatgattttggacaaatatgatgttatttaatgttaaactatgtgagtggcgcgacagggatttgagcaacttcctgagtcgtagctggacggcacggacaggcgccacctgtcggcgccggtttgcgtatactcatagaaaacaatgtgttcgatttttttttagaacgcCGCTGCGCTGAGCTGcgtgtccggtgtgcgacccccttaaatCTTCAATGATGAGCTGAGCAAAATAGAGTGCCGTGTGGATGACGTGATTTTGTTGGCCAACCCAGAAGTCAGCGGGACACCTCGCCAAAAAGcccattattaaaaaaaaataataagtttACTGATAAGTGGATGAATCGTTGTTGGGAATTTTGCgcatgttgtgttgttttagAGATCTTCATGTGTGATGACATTTAAACCCATACagcaaaataatacatttctctggccaaaaatatgttgtgctaaatacagtacatacatttgacaaatttattcagaaaaccatgaCATTCCAAAAAGGTCCAcgtactttttcttgccactgtatttttttggccatttttttgtatattttgaaatatatttaaaattatatttgagaatatatattttttgctctATGGAAAGTTTCCGGCAAAGTCTGTAGTCCCATGTAGTAACTTGGTAGCAACTTTTTAGCAAggtttaaagatattttaaaactttaaaggggaaagagaatgaaaaaacatttttaccttgtctttgttgaataatggtagtctacccacattcacaaacatacaaaaagtgctaaacatgctaaacatctcagtctcatagaaattcctcttttag is a window from the Misgurnus anguillicaudatus chromosome 21, ASM2758022v2, whole genome shotgun sequence genome containing:
- the spg7 gene encoding LOW QUALITY PROTEIN: mitochondrial inner membrane m-AAA protease component paraplegin (The sequence of the model RefSeq protein was modified relative to this genomic sequence to represent the inferred CDS: deleted 1 base in 1 codon; substituted 1 base at 1 genomic stop codon) — its product is MAALLLHHASKCYSKRVWSLSSRFHCIQSKKKIEINVTPNRRGLNSGHIQGGAPLIPRLVGLNFKCGQTFVTQPARLWKLLGAIQYFSTSNRRHEKNEGGKGKPPEEDEEEKKRREQEDQMYRERLRTLFIIAVIMSLLNSINTSGGNISWNDFVNEMLAKGEVSRVQVVPESDIVEIYLHPGAVIFGRPRLALMYRMQVANIDKFEEKLRAAEEELNIDTKDRIPVTYKRTGFFGNALYALGMAAIGVAILWYIFRLAGMGGRDGGFSAFNQLKMAKFTIVDGKSGKGVSFKDVAGMHEAKMEVKEFVDYYVAIXLIFFLKNPDRYLHLGAKVPKGSLLLGPPGCGKTLLAKAVATEAQVPFLAMAGSEFVEVIGGLGAARVRSLFKEARARAPCIVYIDEIDAVGKKRSTNMSGFSNTEEEQTLNQLLVEMDGMGTTDHVIVLASTNRADILDNALMRPGRLDRHIFIDLPTLQERKEIYEQHLKILKLTQPADFYSLRLAELTPGFSGADIANICNEAALHAAREGYKSIDTFNFEYAVERVLAGSVKKSKILSKEEQRVVAFHESGHVIVGWLLEHTEAVLKVSIAPRTNAALGFAQILPKDQYLFTKEQLFERMCMALGGRASEAITFNKVTTGAQDDLRKVTRVAYSMVKQYGMIASVGHVSFPESEEKGGIGRRPFSQGLQQQMDHVTKILIAQAYRQTEKLLLDNRDKLILLANTLLEREVVNYDDIEALLGPPPFGPKKMIAPQSWVEAERDKQDTGEDERPQRPMRKDKDDEDVNLNPV